CTGAAAATGAGTAGGTTAAAGAAGCTTTAGTTCGACTCCTTCCGGGACTACAAAAGCTTGAAATTCAACAAGTTAAATAAGCCGAAACGACTTGAATAAGGGTAATCAAAGGGTAATCTTTAAGGTTAACCCTTTTTTTTATGCTCTAAAAAAAGGTTACATACTCATATATATTCCCACCTAGAAGTAACCAAAAAATAACAGACATGAAATTTAATATCAACATGTGGTTAAGAAAAGACCGCATAGGAGCGGATGGAAGAGCTCCAATTTATTGCAAAGTTAATTACAAAGGACAAATCAGCATGATTTCTACAAATGTGCGAGTATCTCCAGATGAATGGAGCAGCAAAGGCTATGGAAGAATCACAAGTCCGGGGAAATATTCAGAATTAGGCAATACCATACTTTTAGAAACATATACCAAGATTAAAAGCATATACAGAACACTGGAGGATTTGGACAAGGTTGTAACTTCTAAGATTGTCCTTAAGGTATATAAAGGAGAGAGAAAGATTCATTATAAATTGATTGAAATCGTAGAGGAATTTGTTCAAGACCGGGAGGATCTAGGGTATGCGAATAATACGATTAGAAGTTTGAGAAATGCTCTTAGGCACCTAAAGAATTATCTGGAGAAGATTAATAATAAAAACTTGCTTGCGGAAGATCTTTCGAAGAGTTTTGGAGATGATTTTTTAAAATACCTGAAAACAGATCAAGAGCTAGGACACAATCAAGCTGTGCGTATTGTTAAGCAAACTCAAGCGGCCTTGGAGTTTGGCTTTAAGCGAGATTATATTGAGACTAATCCGCTTAAGAGCTTTATGGGAAAGATAAGGAATGAAGTAAAGCCTATTGACTTTGTGGACGATCAAGATATGGAGCGTCTTAAAAAGGCAGAATTTGATGATCAAAGGCACGAACGAGTAAGAGACATGTTTTACTTCCAATGCAGAACAGGGCTTTCCTATTGCGATCTCAAAGCATTTCAAAGCGAATCTCATGTGAAGATATCGCAGTTTGGTCCTTTCATTCAACAACAGCGTCAAAAATCAAGCACATATAGTGTAATTCCTTTATTGCCAGAGGCGATAACGATCCTTGAAAAGTATGAGTACAAACTTCCTGTTATTAGTAATCAGAAATACAATAAATACCTTAAGGAAGTAGCAGCAATTTGCGACATAAAAATGTCACTGACTTCTCATATTGGTAGGAAAACGTTTGCTACATGGCTATTCAATAATGAAGTGAATGCCGTTTCAGTAATGAAAGCTCTTGGTCATAGCGATTTGAAGACTACATTAAAGTATTATGCCGAGATTTTGCCTAAAAAAGTGATCGAAGACTTTAGGCAAGCATTTGGTTTGATGTAAGGTCATTATTTTTTCAACTTATAATTTTCACACCCTTTCAATTTATTCTCATTTGTTGGTAAAATAATACGCAGTTTCGTAGTCGAAATCTGATGCGGAATTTTAATGATTTTATAAAGATAAAATGTTTAAAAAAATGTGTTTTTTTGGTTACAACTTTAATGAATAGCTTACTAATTAGTAGGCAATATTTTAAATTAAAATAAATTATTCTGTTGAGTCAGGCTAGGCTAGATTATACTATGAAAGAATTGAGCCAGAAAATAATGAATTTTGAGCATTGGATATCTTCTGGGCTAAAAAGTAAATGTCCTGATAATATTCCTCTTGAGTTATTGATGTTATTTAAGGAGTCAGGAGATGCTTATGCGTTTTATAGAAATTATTTATTTAGAGTACATTTTATATCAAATAATGATATAAATTTAATTAATGAATTTTTTGATTTTATAAATTCTTGCGATGTATTTTCTGATTTTAAGAAATTAATTGAATTTTATTCGATAAATAAACAAGTAGATTTATTTAATGATAAAAGGGAAAATGTTTTTGAAATTGCAATGGAGAAACCTAAGGATGGACTTTCTCAAAATGCCTGCTTTTTATATCAAAGCTATTATGAGATTGAAACACTTCTTTTAATTTTCGTTTCCATTGTAAAGCTTAAAACAAAAAACAGACTTGATCTAGAATTATATAATTTTAAAGATAGAAAAGGACGATTAAAGAAAGGTAATTGTATTGATTATATAAAACCAAAGCTTAAAGATTATCCAATTTTGCAAGCTGTTTTTTCAAGTGCATATAATATTCAATTACGTAATACTATTGGTCATAATGATTATCGAATAATTGATAATACAATTCAATCATATGATGGAAAATCGATAATAGATAAAGATGATTTTTTTAAATCGCTTTATGATATTCAGCATTTAAACAATCTTTTGATCAATTATTTTTCATCTAAAAATATTGGAGAGAGCTTATTGTTTAATTGTGGAGTACTATCAATGGGATATGGTATAGTTAATGGTAATGTGGTGCTTGTGATATATCAATTAGAATGCTTTTTTGATTTAGACATATCTAAAGATTGGCTTAATAAAGTTTATATTTTAATTACTAAATCTGATTTTAAAATAGATGTTAATGCAAAAACTAAGTTAACTCGTCCAGTTAATCAATTGTTTGAAATATGGCTTTGTGAATTAACAAAAGAATCAAAACTAAAGGTAATTGTACAATCAATTAGACCAAAAATTAAAGAGAGTTCACAGGTGATAAACATTGAATGTGGTGATTTTGAAATTTTAAGCAATAAATTAGAAAAAAATGTTGAATACGAAATTAGTGATGTTGATTAATAATAAATCATGTTAAATTATAAAGAGATTGAAGAGAGAGTTAATAAGATAAATAATACTTTTAATAATCTTCATTATATTGAAAAGAGAAATAGAAAAATATCGACACTTTATAAAATATTATTATATAATAGTGAAATTTACAAAAAAAATATAAATGAAATTCAAGCTTTATACTCAACTAAAAAGCGTAAAATACATATTAAGTATAGGGAATTAGTAGCTTGTTCAATTGCTGCTAAATATGAGAAAAGTGGTGTTTTTGGAACTTCTTTTGGAAAACTAAGTCATGAGGATTCGATTAATTATAAGCTTAGAAAACAGTTAAATAAATTAGGCATAATAGGGGAACTATCGTCAAAAACAAGTTCTAAAAATATTATTGGGAAATGCGCTGAAAATAAAGCAGCAAACAAGGTGTTAAAAATAAAAAGTAAAGCAGAATTGTTGGATATTCAATTTACAAAAGCCATAAGGCCTAGAACATCTGAACCGATTCCAAGGTGTGAAAATTGCGAAGTAGTTTATGGGAAAGAAAAAATATAATGTTACAGATTTTGATTTAGATATATTTAAATTTAATTCTGGTTTATTGTGTCATTTTGCAACTGCTGGAGGAAATGTTTATTCTTATTTCGAAGATGAAGGTTTTCACAATGAATTGAGAATAATTCTTAGGGAGAGTAATTTTGAATTTAAATATGAAATTAATCGATATTTAGAAAGAATTATTGATCATAGAATACTTAATCAAGGATTTGATCGTGATAAGTATTTACATGATTTTGTAGGATTTGCAAAAAAAGGGCTGTTTTCATTTGATAAAACATTTTTACATGATAGTGAGGATTTAAGTTACCATCTTGTAGCTTATCCAATATTTGAAAATCGTAGTCAATATTTTGATTTATTAGAATATTGTCTAGAAAGCTTAAGTGATGAATTTAAGAGGAAATTTAAGCCTTATCCGAGATATCGGTATTGGACTTATTACTTTTCCATAAACAAGTTAGATCTTTTTAATGAGTCAATCAAAGTGCAATTATAAATTATAGTTGTTTTGTGGTATTGATATTGATTACCGTACTTAAAAATATTATACTATGATGGTGAATATTGTAATTTATTTGTTAAGTGCTTTTTTTGTGACCCCCACATTAAAAGTAGTAGAGAGTCAGTTAGAGGTAGATCCGAAAGTCTTTATTTGTGGAGAAAGTAAAATTTTTCATAATGATTCAACTCATAATGCATTAGTTAGTAATTGTAAATCAGGTGTTTGGACTCAAAAAAAATCTGAGGCTTTAGATGATGGAAAAAGGTTATGTCGTTGTAGATATTAGTTTTTTGTGAAGTTTTTGATTTACCTTATAACCTTCGAATCAAAAACACTATACACATGATCCGTATCACCATCAGCAAAGCGATTCTTTTCCCAATATACATGGTGATCATCATGAACATGAGCTACACAAGAGGCGTCAAAATCAGCCATATTTCCGCCTCTTGTTCCTGACTTGCTGTTGGATTGTGTGATAATGATAAACATCGTATTTTGATTGTTTTTTCGAAGCTTGTCAAAGTCTGTTTGCTTCACATTATCTATTTTTTGCCATGAGTCAATGACAATAACATCAAATTCTTTTGCTGCTTTGTCTATGGTTGTTAACCCTTCCGGACAAACAGAAGTACTCATGACTTGAGGCTTAAATTCCTCACTAATGTACAGCTCTGAATAATCTTGCACAATAGAACTAGCTACATCCATTTCAAGAGAAAAAAATGCTAGGGTTAGATTCGCTTCAATAAAACAGTTGATAAGCTGAAAAATGAATCTGGATTTTCCAGCTCCGGGTTCTCCACGTAAAAGTAGCATGAATTCAAATGATTCAGGTTTTCCGAGCCATTTAGCAATCGGTCCTTTTAACTTGATTGGTTTTCCGGTTTTTTGGGTTTGTGGTTTATTGATTGGAGAAAAAAGCCCTTTTAAACTACTGGAAAGCGATTTTGAAGAGGTGTTAATAGGTTCGTGAACCGTTTCAGTTACGTTTTGAGCCTGTTTTGTTACGCTTTGAAGCGGTTTGGAAACGCTTTTATCCGTTTTTGAAACGTTTCGTGACGGTTTGGAAACGTTTTTAGAAACGCTTTTAAGCGCTTCGGGGTGCTTTTCCTCGATTTCCGCTATGCATATTTCAAGCTCCGTTTCGTATTTCTTAGGCGACTTCTTGAACTTTCTATACTCTTGTTGCAGTCGCTTGGGCAGTAGTGAGATATTCATGATATTACTTTTTAGTGCCGAACAAGGCCATTTGCTTTTTGCCTTCGCTTAGTATATCCGTTTTCTTGCTGGCGATGTCATTGAATTTTGACTTGGCAAGACCAAAGCTTGCCGTATGCGGTTTGAGCATTGCATCGGCTTTAGCTTGGCTAATTCTACCGTTTTTTACTGCGGCATAGTATTTTGTGCTTTTTTCCTTAAGGATTTTTTCAGCTTCTTTTACTTCTTCCTGAGCATCGCTTAAAAGCTTATCGAATTCTTGTTCGGCAAGAGACTTTGAAACGTTTCTTTCCATGTTGAGCGGTTCTCCAGCTTTGAACTTGCCAAACTCCGTTTGCTTGTCAATCGCTACATGAAGCCGTTCGAGAAACGCTTTTTTATTGGAAAATTGGCCTTTTTTGTTGCCATACGCTTTTTCGATAAGCCAAGTCGAAAGCTCGTTTTCATGCGAATTAGTCAGTTGCGGGTATTTGCGTCTGGCTTCACCGATCCAGTTTGCTATTGTAAGCAAGTTGTTGCGGCTTTCGATATTGCCAAGGCCAAAATCATCCAGCTTTTGGAATAATATTCCCTTTGGATTCAAAAAGGACAAGTTGATGATTTGAGCGGCATTCTTGCCTTCTTGCTTTCGGATAAGCTTTTCAACATCTTTCACGCTTTCCCCGGACTTTCTCAAACTGGCGTAATATGTAGCTCTTTCAAGATCGGATTCTTTGGTGCTTAAGGTGTTGGAGTTTAAAGCAAATTGTATTGCTTCCTCTTCTGTGCCTTCAAATAATTTTGCAGGAATATTATCAAACTCTTCATACTCAAACATCACTTCTTTAAAGGCTGCCAATCTACTGTGACCTGATAAGACATAATATTTATCTACTGCATTTGGGTCTTTCCATATGGTGATAGGATCAAAAGCCGCCCAATTGAATGTATTATTTTTAATAGCTTCGACAATTCTATTCTTTGATTCCGATGAAAATTCATTTGCCCTATTTTGAAAACGCTTAGGGTCTGCATAAATATCCTTTGTCCAATATTCTTCAACTTTACTAAGGTTAAAATTCGTCTTTTTCTTTTCCTTTTTCGGAGCTTCTTTCTTATCAATTATCACCATGCGGCTACTCACTCCAGTTTGTCTAAATGCCTCTTTGCCTTTGAATGAATCCTTTGGAAGCTGTTCAGAATATCCCCCGATTTCATCCAGCCATTCACGGAAAGCTTTGGCTTTCTTCTGACTGTTGAAAAATGGACTTTCCGACATGATCGCAACAAGCCTTCCCCCAGACTTCAATAATTTGTAAGCATGTCTCACATGATCGATGTCTTGAAGCTTCTCAAAAGGAGGGTTCATGATGATGCGATCATACTCCTTGGTATGCTTCAAAAAGTCCTCGCCAACCACATTATGGCCTTTGAGCTTCAAAATATTTCTCAAGTCATTCCACCACTCGATGACTTCCAAGTCATTGTCCGGGTGCATCGCTTTGATCTGGTCAGCGATATGCCCAAGGCCAGCCGATGGCTCAAGAATCGTATGGCCTTTGATGATTTCAGCCTTATACACAAGCTTTTTGGCTAAAGTCGCTGGCGTAGGGAAAAAGCCTTTGTCATTGGATTTTTTCCAACTGTTCACCAGCTTTTCAATCTCTTGCTTTTCCTTTTCCGCTTCACGCTCAGGATCATGAGCCACTAAGCTTTTTAAAAGCTCAAAAACCTCTTTAGCCTCTTCAAGCGTGTAAACCTCGATCTCTTCCAAGTTGTCTTTATAGTACTTGAAATACTTCTCAAAATTTGGAGTGTCGGACTTGGTATGATAGTACGAATACCCTTGATTTCCTTGCTCTCCAGATAATAAGAAAGATTTCAAATGATCTTTTGATTTCACCGGACTAATCAGTTTTAATTTCTCCGGAATAGTGTTGTTCCTCCAAGCAATCGCCAATGCATTGACAAACGCATGAAGCTCTAAAGCATCATTGTAATCAAATTGCTTGGAGTAATACTGAGCGAGTCTTTTGTTTGTATTCGTATTGTAAT
The Aureibacter tunicatorum DNA segment above includes these coding regions:
- a CDS encoding site-specific integrase codes for the protein MKFNINMWLRKDRIGADGRAPIYCKVNYKGQISMISTNVRVSPDEWSSKGYGRITSPGKYSELGNTILLETYTKIKSIYRTLEDLDKVVTSKIVLKVYKGERKIHYKLIEIVEEFVQDREDLGYANNTIRSLRNALRHLKNYLEKINNKNLLAEDLSKSFGDDFLKYLKTDQELGHNQAVRIVKQTQAALEFGFKRDYIETNPLKSFMGKIRNEVKPIDFVDDQDMERLKKAEFDDQRHERVRDMFYFQCRTGLSYCDLKAFQSESHVKISQFGPFIQQQRQKSSTYSVIPLLPEAITILEKYEYKLPVISNQKYNKYLKEVAAICDIKMSLTSHIGRKTFATWLFNNEVNAVSVMKALGHSDLKTTLKYYAEILPKKVIEDFRQAFGLM